In the Populus trichocarpa isolate Nisqually-1 chromosome 1, P.trichocarpa_v4.1, whole genome shotgun sequence genome, one interval contains:
- the LOC7455765 gene encoding eukaryotic translation initiation factor 2 subunit gamma, giving the protein MARKGLMEQDLSKLDVTTLHPLSPEVISRQATINIGTIGHVAHGKSTVVKAISGVQTVRFKNELERNITIKLGYANAKIYKCEDERCPRPKCYKAYGSGKEDNPMCDVEGFQNCRMNLLRHVSFVDCPGHDILMATMLNGAAIMDGALLLIAANESCPQPQTSEHLAAVEIMRLQHIIILQNKVDLIQENAAINQHEAIQKFIQGTVADGAPVVPISAQLKYNIDVVCEYIVKKIPIPERNFTSPPNMIVIRSFDVNKPGYEVDEIRGGVAGGSILRGVLKVNQFIEVRPGIIVKDEAGNMKCTPIYTRIVSLYAEQNELQFAVPGGLIGVGTTMDPTLTRADRLVGQVLGDVGSLPEVFGELEVNFFLLRRLIGVRTKGSEKQGKVSKLTKGEILMLNIGSMSSGARVLAVKNDLAKLQLTSPVCTSKGEKIALSRRVEKHWRLIGWGMIQAGTTIEVPPCPL; this is encoded by the exons ATGGCGCGGAAAGGTTTGATGGAACAAGATTTAAGTAAACTGGACGTGACAACGTTGCATCCACTCTCTCCTGAAGTTATATCGCGGCAGGCAACCATTaatatag GTACTATTGGTCATGTGGCACATGGGAAGTCTACTGTCGTCAAAGCAATTTCCGGTGTTCAG ACGGTTCGTTTTAAAAATGAGTTGGAGCGTAATATTACAATAAAGCTTGGATATGCAAACGCAAAGATATACAAGTGTGAAGATGAGCGGTGCCCTCGGCCTAAGTGCTACAA GGCATATGGAAGTGGAAAGGAAGATAATCCTATGTGTGATGTAGAAGGGTTTCAAAACTGCAGGATGAATTTGCTGAGACATGTCTCTTTTGTTGATTGCCCG GGTCATGACATTCTTATGGCTACAATGCTTAATGGAGCAGCAATTATGGATGGTGCATTGCTGCTCATAGCTGCAAATGAGAGCTGCCCCCAACCACAGACTTCTGAACATCTTGCTGCTGTTGAAATTATGCGTCTCCAACATATTataattcttcaaaataaagTGGATCTTATTCAGGAAAATGCAGCCATCAACCAGCACGAGGCTATTCAGAAATTTATTCAG gGAACTGTTGCTGATGGTGCACCAGTTGTGCCAATTTCTGCTCAGCTAAAGTATAACATAGATGTTGTGTGTGAGTATATTGTTAAAAAGATCCCAATTCCGGAGAGGAACTTTACCTCACCACCTAACATGATTGTTATTCGATCTTTTGATGTCAACAAACCTGGATACGAGGTTGATGAGATAAGAGGTGGTGTGGCTGGTGGAAGCATCCTCAGG GGTGTTTTGAAGGTCAATCAATTTATTGAGGTCCGTCCTGGGATCATTGTTAAGGACGAGGCTGGGAACATGAAGTGCACCCCAATATATACTAGAATAGTGTCATTATATGCCGAGCAGAATGAGCTACAATTTGCCGTGCCTGGAGGTCTAATTGGTGTTGGCACAACCATGGACCCCACTTTGACACGTGCTGATAGACTTGTGGGTCAAGTTCTTGGTGATGTTGGCTCACTCCCTGAAGTTTTTGGTGAGCTTGAG gtgaatttctttcttttgagaCGGCTTATTGGTGTCAGGACAAAGGGCTCAGAGAAGCAGGGAAAGGTTTCGAAGCTGACCAAGGGAGAGATTCTTATGTTGAACATTGGGTCCATGTCATCTGGTGCTCGAGTTCTTGCTGTGAAGAATGATTTGGCAAAACTACAACTTACTTCTCCAGTCTGCACCAGCAAGGGTGAGAAGATCGCATTGAGTCGCCGAGTGGAGAAGCACTGGCGTCTCATTGGGTGGGGTATGATTCAAGCCGGAACCACCATCGAAGTCCCACCTTGCCCCCTCTGA